The genomic window ATAGGTCTACTGTGGTTAATCAAAGAATTATAATAGCCCCTAGGTTATTAGAAATGGTGCTcgaagagaaacaaaataatccCCTGGTGATGCTGAATTGTGGGGAGGTTTTATTTAAAACGACTCCCCCCAGTGAAGCATGCTGAGGGTGTGTAAGATAAAAAGTTGCGTAGCTTAATATTGACATACGAGTAAGAATGAGCATGTGCTGGTGTGGAAACCCAAGCCAGAGGCTCAGGATGTTTTCTGATTCCTCATCCCCAGAGGGATGTACTTTCCAGTGGGACAGGATTATGGTTATGAATGTGACCAAATCTCCACATGAGAAGAGAAAGCCAGAGACTAgcaatttagaaaaatgttgaaacTTCCAATACAAATCTATATTTAAACCATAATACTAAGAAAACATTCTCAAAAATTCAACTTTGCTTTTAATAGAGAGttccaaaattttaattagaattgCTTGGCTTAGGGGTTTTTAGAAATTTTGTCCTGCTTATAATAGCACACAATGCTGGTAAATTATTCAGCAACAAATAGGACtaattttatttaaccaaaaatCAAAGGACACCAAGCCAGGAACTACTGCTAATATACTCATAAGTATACTTGTATACAGTTAGAATTTGGTTCCACTTTGATGGAGACTTCTCCACAATTCATTAATACATTTGAGCACCTGTTATGATCACATACTGTTCCAGGTGGTACAGATACAAATCCTTACTAACTTCGCATTTTACTAAATGTCATTTGAGgtcatacatataaaataagcCATTTCTAAACagtctataaatataaaatactctgATGCACAGACATGCTCATTGGTTTATATACAATCGCTTTCACACTACAACAGCAAAGCTCAGAAAAATGTTGTATTAGACTAATAATGTATTTGTCTCCTTCCTGAGGCAAATAATTTGACCGATATAAATAATGATGGAATCAGAGCTGAATTTAAATTACCAGGCTAATGATAGCATTATTTCTGGAGTCCATTTTAAAGACCTCCTCCATTTACAGTTAAATCTTTCCTTAAAGACTTACTACACAGCTGATGAacatttgtacttttttcttttttttttttttttttttactggaagaGAGCCTTTGATCATAAAAATAAGCAAGTCAGCGTTCGATAAGTAACTTTCTTACCTGGTGATTCAATACCATGTGAACCCCATGAGTTCGAATATCTGTGGAAAACTCCCCCAGAAAGTCCAGGATGTCCTCAATTGTAGCCGCATAGGGAAGACCTCGAAGGCGTATACAGTCTCTAACATTTGTAGGGGGCACAAATTGCTGAGGTAGTACTGGAATAATGGGAGGGGTTGGAAGTGGAATAAGAGGGGCCGAAGAGAATCGATTCAGCACCTATACTCAAAGCAAAAGAGAAGTGATTTAGAGCCTTACTCTTCCAACATGGTCTGCAAACCAGCACCAGCAGCGCTGTGGAGTCTGTTAGAAATGTGTCTCCTCAGCTCCAACCCAGACCTCGTAAATatgaacctgcattttaacaagatccccaggtaatTCATAAGCATATTAAAGCTTGAGAAGCACTTATGGAGAAAGGGATCCATGCTTTTCAGCTGGGAAAGCATGATCCCTACTTTTGTCAGATGCCTGCTGAGGCATGTGCCACACACAACACGCTTAGATTAAGGACTTGTCTACTGGACAAGTACATCACTGTCTCAGGACACATATCCTGAAAGTATGCTGCTTTTATAAAAACCAGACATATTGCTAAATGTGGACATTTGCAGCAATCTATTAGATTTCATTTCACCAGGCACAGTGTTTCCCTTAATACTGTTACCACATTCTACCTCCAAACTCAAGCAAGAGAATGACATAATAAAGGAACCACAGGTCAAACAATGACTCTGGATTATATAACGCCACATTTATAATAACGTATAAAGCCCAAAACAGAATAACTGGtaatgtaaaaatgaaagaaaaaaatcatttggtgACCATCAAAATAATCAGTTGTCATGTGAATTTGTGATAGTAGAAAGACAGAACATcttgactatctttttttttttttttgatgtttatttttgagagagagtgcgtgcgagtgagagcaagcgggggtggggaaggagagaggtggacagaggatctgaagcaggctctgcatgaacagcagtgagcccgatgcaggacttgaactcatgaactgcaagatcatgacctgagccaaagtcagatgctcaactgactgagccactcaggtgccccttgactatCATTTAAAGTCATGGAATTCAACTATCTTGATAATGAATGAGAGGTCAGGTATATTTAGGAGAAAGGATTACTGCCAGGCAAAACCTTATTGTAAGGTTCTGGTctacttttgttttagtttagaACATGCCTACTTGTTTATAATACTAGAAGGTCCTTGTGCAACAATGTGTGACATCCCTAGGTTTTCTGAACTTACTACGGTAGCCTTCATCATCCTATAAACTGGAAATATAGAATCAAAACCCTCCCCCAAAAATTGTCCTGATTTTCTCACTCACACCCTGTCTGGTTGCTATCTAAGTAAGAggtgacaaaaataaatacaaacacagccaaataaactttaaagagacagcaagatttaaaaagaaaaaaaataaaaataaaaagaaattatacaaataatcTAGACATAGAACAAACATTACAGgatgaacatgaaaataaatataattgtagACAAACTCAGGACAGGACATGGTCAGGCACCTTCCAATAACTGCCAAATAGGAAGTGAGCAAATAGTTATTGAATGAAATGATTACTTGTATGAGTAATGAGaagatgacagtgcagagcatatGATTACTTCAGCATTTCTTAAATAAGTCAGTAGGATGGGGTTAGAGAGGAAGCTCATCTATAACCAAAACCACATTAAAGTCATACAGAGGCAGCATACTCTATACCCAAACCAATCAACATACAGTAGCCAAGACCCTGGAGTAGTCTGTTCTAGGCCAAGATTTCCATAAAACTTTTCTTCCAATTAAAGATCTAAAGTCTCATTTTCACCTCCTCTGGTTTGGCACTGATGAATGTAATATGTGAAGCCTCAAGCACATTTagcatattttagaaattcagaGTTTATGATTCTAATTTTCAACAAGGTACAGAACTCAAGTAGAAGTATGTTCATAGATTAGGGTTCAAGAACAGGAGGACATCAGGATGCAGAACTAGCTCAGAATGTCACCTCTGTTCACTGTAGGTATAAAAACATGTTGGTATTCTACCAGGTGAAACGTTCTTTTCAACTTTGGGCAATGATGTCAAACCACAATACACAATGGGCTTTGCAGAAAAAAGCTAGACAAAATCATTTTATGAACTCATAGAAATAATAGTGGAGTCAGTGTCCTAATTGCTTGTAAAGAGGACAAAAATGAATCATTAAAGTGACTCTGTTCTACTATGGGACCCAAGTAAAAGAAGTTGGAAGAGCCATGTGTGAGGCAGCCCACATGATCTCAGATacaaggaaaaatgaacagaCCCTTGAAGACCATTCAGCTGGTAAGTCAAGAATAGTCAAAATGCTTGAAACCCTGCAGATGGCTTCATGTCTGGACCATGTGGGGCAAACGATTGTCCCATCTGTGCCTCAAATTCTGTGCCTCTGAATTCTGGAAGGCAATAACAGGACAAAAGGGCACTTTATGCTGTCACCAGCAGTATGGAACTGAGTAAGCCTTTTGGGAAATAATTTGGTaagttattaaaaacattaaaagctcACACCATCCAGTTCTAAAGAAATCAACCAGAAGTTGAGTTTTATAAGCATGTTTATATAGAAATTTCttataggagaaaaaaaccccaacctaAATGTACAATGGGTTCTCTAAATAAATCATGTACCTTTGAGACATATCAAAAATGGAACTTTTTAGACATGAGTAAACTTCCAAGAtatggaagtttttcttttttctttttttattggtaagagactttttgttttttttaagcttatttattttgagacagagagggagagcacacgtgtgagcgggggaagggcagagacagagggagagagaatcccaagcaggctctgacttgtcagcacagagcctgacttggggggGTAAATTCCATggaccggaagatcatgacctgagccaaaattcagagttggacacttaaccaactgagccactcagactccTCAAGATATGTAGGTTTTAAACATAGGTTTTAAACAGAATATAAAGTATATCTACAGCAGTATTccaattatataaaaacatagtATTTTTCCTATGCGTATAGAAAATAACAGTGGTTATCTTTTAATCAtggaatgaaaaatttttttaatgcactgaCACTTTCTATATTTCTCAAGTTTTATTTTAGCACAATAAATAATGTAGTCTTGttcttggaaataaataataaatcacacTAAGCAccaaaatgttcttaaaaaacCAACCTGCTGCACTTCAGCTGCTGTGCTTCTGAAGAGTTCAATGTATCTTTTACCCAACAAGTCCTTATGCTTCCTCAATGCATTCTGTGCATATTCCTCACAGGCAAAGAGAACAAAAGCATCCCCTGTTGGCCTACCATCTGGGTAGGTAACAAAAAGGATGCCTTCCTTCCCCCCAGTGATGGGGCAATGCTGTCCAAAGAAGGCCACCACTTCATCAGCTGTGGCCGTGAAAGGGAGCCCCCGCATGCGGACAATGACTTGATTTTCCTTGGAGAGAAATTGGGCTACCTCATTGGACGTACCTAGGGAACACAAATACCAGGAAACATGGGGAGAAATGGTTAAGACATCAACTTTACcaaatttaaaatggcaaaattctTGGCAATGTCttgagtttttaattaaaattcacacTCCCACTGAATTCATGACAACATCCCAGGAATCAGAATTCTCTTCCCACAAGTTTGAAACTTTTCCCCTACCATTTTCATAAAATACCTGTTAACTTAGGAAGGTGGCCAGACAGTTAAATCATGCACCAACCACTGTATTCTTCTCACAGACAGGCAGTAAGTCATTGTGATAGGTAAGGGCACAGGTCAGGGTGCTAGAATGTCTGGGCCCAATCTTGACTTTGCCATTTACTAGGTTATGACTTTAGTCAAGTTTAACCTCTATCTTTTAGTATCCTCATCTAAAAGTGGAGGTAAAATTACCTACTTCATAAATTATGATAATTAAATAAGTTACTATACATGAAGCACTTTGGtgacttttgttattattttcctgactatgttttattaagaaagtttcaaaaataatcaaGTTAAGGGGAGTATAATGAACATACATGGCAGCTAATTTCAAGATTTATCAACATTCTGCCTGACATAAAGCATTTTGTACAATATTGCCACGTAGCAAATATTCAAATGCACATCTACCACCAACATGGAGCTTTAATTCACAAGCCCTagaacaagagtcacatgcttaactggctgagacagccaggtgcctcaggaaCATTTTCCTTTAAGAGCAAACTATCATACTACCTACAAGCCATGAAATCCCAGGCATGAACATATTAGTTAACTTTGCTTCTTCAATTTACAATATTAGCTATCATGGAACCTCAGAGCCATAGCAACTCCAAATGTATTTTGTCACCAACCAGTATCAAACATCACTTTGGGATTCTGGAAGCACTATTAAATTTGAAGCTCTGAATTTGGAAGCCTTCATTTGTCTAAAGGAATAAGTGCCAGAATAGAAATATACCAGCAAATTGAAAACAGGATGTTTTTACTACAAGTTCAACAGTTGCAAGGATTTTAACCAGGGCTATATAATGCAGAGATACAaaagttctctatatttaagtaaAAGTCATCCTAGTATATATTTGGCAATAGAAGATGTTCAAAAGCCTCTTAAAAGGTCTACCTACATTCTTTGATTCAGCCATCCTAATTTTAGAGAGGTATCCTAATGAGTGGTATATtcagagacacaaaaatattcaCTGCAACATACTTAGcatgaaaaattggaaataagcTTTAAATGCCCAACAggggtgtttttaaaataatgtatggtACTTAATATTGTATAGTAATTAACATGTAATATTTAGTtacatgggaaaatatttataatatactaaAAGGAGAAAGTTATAAAGCTGTATGAACAGAGCAATAGAAACTTACAAAGTAgttttatgtatagaaaaaatCTGTCAGACAAAccatagttaacattttttatcCATTACTTACAGCTTTTAAAGTAACAAATTACTCAATAATTAGATAAATATCTGTTCCCATTTCTTTTTGACCATAGTACTGCAAACAAAACACTACATACTCAAACATATTAGAGCAAGAAAAGTACTATGTTTTTGGTCATTGATGAGTTAAGGAAGCTTGAGAGAAAAACCATAAGCAGATATGCAACAATTCCAGGTATTCTGGTGTGGTATTCTGTGATTGTTTCAAAGTAGTTTTCAgactatttaatttctttcaagaactACTCTCTTCCTTTGTACAAGACTTTACAATGACCCTTTCACCTTTTTATgatactattttgtttttaaaggttttatttttaaatgatctctacacccaagatggggcttgaactcacagccccaagatcaagagtcacatggtctactgactgagccagccagcctctCTCGTAAGTTACTATTGCTAATGGCTATTTAACTACAGTTGGTTGACTCAAGCCTTAGGGTGAGTGTATACATTTAGTCACTGATACCATATGGGTCTTGTTTCCaacttatacaaaaaaaaagtcaattcctttgtttctttagGCAATAGAAACCATTCATGACCCTACTTATTTATTctagtatataaataaattttagattcTTCTTATAGCCACATTATATAAAAAGCACTCACCACCagcaattttaagaaaatcttcaCCTGTTGCTTTGTAAAcctaagaaaagaaaggagaattaaATACAGTTTATGAGCCTTCCAACATTAATATTCATTCAAGATGCCAAGGATCTCAGATTGTGAGGACGTACCTCAATGTACCGGGTCCCCATGTGGTGTTTGTGCCTCTGTAATGCTAGGTCTCTGTGTTCCTCACTTACAAACCTAACCAGAGCTTCTCCGTTCCTTCGACCCTGGGCATTCAGACAAAGTGCTGCACCTCCCCTTTGAAAAGGACAGACAGCAGTGGGGGAAAAACACAGTGAGGAAAAATGATAGGACACCCATTATCCCTTTGGGATTactaaacaaaatagaattaaagaaaaccaaCTTGGCAATATTGAGTCCTTTGAAGAATCTTGCAATGTCTTGATCTGAAGACTGCCATGGTAAACCTCTCGCCCGGACTATGGTGTTGTCATCAATAAGTTCCATCTTGCTGCTGTGGGTCAAGCAAAACTTCAGTTTGCATAATTAGCACTAGGGAGTCCAAACTATTCCCTCCCACCATTTTCCTAGTTACACATAAGGTATTGTTTGGTGTTCAGACAGACTTGTAATACTGCCTCATTTATTTCAGAACCTCAAAAATTATCTGGgcactcagggcgcctgggtggctcagtcagttaagcatccaccttcagctcaggtcatgatctcacggttggggagttcgagccctgcgtcaggctctgtgctgacagctcagagcctggagcctgcttcagattctgtgtccccctctctctgtgcccctcccctgctcatgctctgtctctttttgtctcaaaaataaataaaaatattataaacaaattatCTGGGCACAAAGTATTCTTTAGGTGGTTCACTACAGAAAGGAAAGTGCCAAAGCAGGTCCCACACGGGTAGCTCACTCAACAAACCATCTATCAGTGGAGTTGCTTGCCTGCTTGCCATAAACTCAAAAGGACCTAGGATCAAGTCACAGAAAGCAAAGTTCTCCCGATACCCTGATAGCCAGTAAGTTCCTAGAACCAAGAAGAATACGTTTAAATTTATTATGAGATCCGGCCAGTATACCAGTGGAGTTTAAATCCAGTTTGACAGCAAAAGTTAAGATCTGCATAAAGCTGACAATTAACCCACATCAGGAATGTGTGCATGCAGTCAGAACACTGCCATTAAAATATCTCCCCTATCAAACAGGGGAGCCATCAGAGTGTTTATGGAAATGCATGGGAGTTCCCACACCTTAATGAGTCATTTGCAAGTCAcctattatatattttaacaccTTTTGATGTGCTATTCCTCCCATATTCATATTTCTAATAGTCCTAGGACACTTTCAGAATGAGTCACTTTCTCCCCAACTAAATAGGCCTCAAAGTCTCTCGCTGGGCAAAGATGTCCAAAGTTTTTGCTCATTTCAGGCAGCAGGCAATCTCAGGGATTCACTGCTGTGTTTACGAACAGTTCTGTCATCAGAATGAGATCCCACCATTTCATACTTCTTGTcagttatttcctttgctttaaaGTAGAAGTTGATAGAACATACTTAAAATTATCTCCGTAAGGGCCTTGTGAACTCTTTTAAAGCCTATGATTTTTCCTTTGGAAGTTCTCTGGTGAGAGGATGAATAGTTCTGAGAGGCTAAAGCAAGAGTCACAGATACAACACCTATGGGTCATAGTGACTAAAGATACAAATATTCCACTTAAGTTTAATGCCAACATCCAAGCTCACTTTAAGATACaactttcttttataaataacataCTATTTTTAACAATGGATAGCCAAAAGGTTTAGTGAAGTTATGAGAAGAGTTAAATATCAcaatatgaataaaacaaattaaaaggctCAAACTGAATACCACTCTAGTACTTACCAAGTGCCACTTTCAAATTTGTAATTTACTCTCTCTGGATCTGAAAACCTATgatctaaaaatgagaaaacagaagtcatCATTTTACCTATTAGGAAGACAAAGATATGGCAGGAGATTTAAAAGTATACATGAGGGAAAAATGGCAGGATCAAACTCTACGTCTGCAACTGTTAAAACAGCAATACTTACTATAAGGCTCTGAAATCATTGCTAAAATTATATTCCCCATATCTTCAACTTGAGAGGCTCCATACCGGGAGACTGaactattcttctcaaagtttaAACCTGGGATATTAAGTTAAGGAAACATTTTGAGGAAGTAACATGAGGTTGCTTCTAACCCCAAATTAAACTTACACAGAGCCAAGAAGCCAAGTAAAATACATCTGACATCAAGAATTATTTGAAATCACAGAATAGATGCTTCCTGTCAGTCTGGACTTCACCCACACTTTTTGGAGTCTCCAATTTCCCTCTTgggcaaatatataaaaaagtggCCTAATCAATCCTATCCTGAGGCACTACTAgtaataaaatttctatttattgagTAGCAAAGGCATGAATACTAAGCACTTTCGTTTAGTTTCAAACTACCTAGTATACACCAAAGTTAGTAAACCTCTTCATCCTATTATCTTTATAGCACATCCAAGGCAGTGATCATACTGACTTAAAGATATGGTTACAtctagagatgcctgggtggctcagtcagttaagcatctagcttcagctcaggtcatgatctcatggttcgtgagttcgagccctgcgtccagctctgtgctgacagctcagaggttggagcttgctttggattctgtgtctccctctctctttgcccctcccccacatgagctctgtttttctctcaaataaacattaaaaaaaatttaaagatatggttatatctctctcactctctcaataaataaataccccccactctctctcaaatgaatggatggatgggtaggtaggtaggtgggtaggtaggtaggtaggtagatagataggcaggtgcctgggtggctcagtcagttaagtgtctgactcaatttcagctcaggtcatgatctcatggttgtgagatcaagctccacatcagtctctgcacggggcatggagcctgctagattctttctctttctcaaaggaaaaaaaaaaaaaaaaagatagttacaTCAGTCAAGATCATGAGGCATCAAAAGGCTTTTTAaggctgtttgaaaaaaaaaaaaaaaaacaacttcagatTAGTGATGACACTATTTCTATGCCACCTTTACTCAGAACTTCCCTACCAGATTTATAGAGCCATATAGTATAGCCTTCTTAGATGGCAGCAAATGCTTGTCCTTTGAGAGTAAATTTGTAGAAAGAATTCAAATACTCAGAGCTAACAAACAATGGCTAATATGCCTCTCAATCAAGTGAATACATGCTTTGAGCAAGCCAGGATACATGGATTTTGAGAAATGCATGGCTTAAGTTGGGTTGGGGAGTGGGACCAGAAGAGATTTACATCAAGTTTTACAAATTTATAATCTCTCTAAAAGAAGCATGTATCTTTGACAAAATGGTTGCTTAAGaagtcattaaaatgtttaattttgttatttctaagTTTCAATACTACAGTCATACTTTGTATTATGTATAAATTTGCATAAATTTCATAATATAGTACACAACGTATACAACAGATAACACTGTGGGACCTATCTTTCCTCCAATTTGGAATGAAAACAGCAATCTGGGtggttgtttgccttttagttttctaaCTGGTACTTTATAATAAGggtaaaaaatgaagacagacaTTAAGAAAAACTTCAAAGCACTACTTCACGGCAGTCAAAGAGGATACAAGATTCAAACAGTTCAGAGAGCCTAACTTCCACCAAGCATTATAACCAATCATCTGAGGAGTTAATTCAATGAGCAATAAATATCCTTTTCCATTCAATTAAAAatccctttccatttcttccttccacaagctccacccccccttcctcctttctccactaAAGAGACGTTGTTTTCCCACAGTGCTACGCAAATTCACTTTGTGTTGCCCCTCATCCAGCTACATTTCTCTGCAGTTAAATATACTACATGTAGAAATGCAGGCATATGTTCcttggcaaattacttaaccctACTAAACTTCAGCTTATCTGAAAAGCCAAAGCTGTGATAATCTTTACCTCCCTGGgcatttttgtgaagattaaatgagataaaacaagTCCAGGGCACAAAGCAGGCATTATAAAAAGCGATGTCCTCCCCCTCATCCTAGAACCCTTGGGTAACCAACTTTCATAACCCACAATAATCACACTTTGAGAGTCACATTTATGACCAAAATTCTGAACTCACCAGATGCCTATTTGTATACTCACAGGATAATCATCAAGCTGAAATGGTAGATAATTTCTACACTCCCCACCCCCTAATCCCACCGTTTACATCATCTAGTGATGAAATAAATGTGCTGACCCCTCAGGAATTAGAAAATCAATCCCAGGAGATGCTTCCACCTGAGCAATGACCATGGAATGGGTCATTAAAATGGTCATCAgggcacctgcttggctcagtaGAGCCTGTGACACTTGATCATGGGGCTGTAaattggagccccatgttgggtgtagagattacttaaaaataaaatcttaaaaataagatgaaatgatTACCCATGGAAGGTATACAGTAAGTATTAATCCAGTGTTGTTTTCAAAAAGTACGACAGGACAGAAACAGTAGAAACAAATGATGAAGATACTCTGGGGAGACAACTGCCCTAAATTTTCTGGGAAGGcaagggagggggtgaggaggggtaCTTTAAGAATCCTTACAGAACTAAGAAGGACTAGCTGTGACTAGCCATAGTTTACCACGCAAACCCTGCCACTAAACAGTCCCTTGAAActttgcaattcttttttaatatttatttattcatttcaagagagacagagagagtgagagggggaggagcagagagaaagggagagagatgatctcaagcaggctctgcactgagtgcatGGAGCCCAGATCCcagaggcggggcttgaactcatgaaatgcgagaccacgacctgagccaaaaccaagagttggatgtttaaccaactgagccacccaggcacccctacgattctttttttttttttttttaactatttttttttt from Lynx canadensis isolate LIC74 chromosome F2, mLynCan4.pri.v2, whole genome shotgun sequence includes these protein-coding regions:
- the ESRP1 gene encoding epithelial splicing regulatory protein 1 isoform X4, whose protein sequence is MTASPDYLVVLFGITAGATGAKLGSDEKELILLLWKVVDLANKKVGQLHEVLVRPDQLELTEDCKEETKIDAESLSSAPQLDQALRQFNQSVSNELNIGVGTSFCLCTDGQLHVRQILHPEASKKNVLLPECFYSFFDLRKEFKKCCPGSPDIDKLDVAAMTECLNFEKNSSVSRYGASQVEDMGNIILAMISEPYNHRFSDPERVNYKFESGTCSKMELIDDNTIVRARGLPWQSSDQDIARFFKGLNIAKGGAALCLNAQGRRNGEALVRFVSEEHRDLALQRHKHHMGTRYIEVYKATGEDFLKIAGGTSNEVAQFLSKENQVIVRMRGLPFTATADEVVAFFGQHCPITGGKEGILFVTYPDGRPTGDAFVLFACEEYAQNALRKHKDLLGKRYIELFRSTAAEVQQVLNRFSSAPLIPLPTPPIIPVLPQQFVPPTNVRDCIRLRGLPYAATIEDILDFLGEFSTDIRTHGVHMVLNHQGRPSGDAFIQMKSADRAFMAAQKCHKKTMKDRYVEVFQCSAEEMNFVLMGGTLNRNGLSPPPCKLPCLSPPSYTFPAPAAVIPTEAAIYQPSVLLNPRALQPSTAYYPAGTQLFMNYTAYYPSTQPMMDLYTQMTRPGLYPKNGFVFKGPSS
- the ESRP1 gene encoding epithelial splicing regulatory protein 1 isoform X5; translation: MTASPDYLVVLFGITAGATGAKLGSDEKELILLLWKVVDLANKKVGQLHEVLVRPDQLELTEDCKEETKIDAESLSSAPQLDQALRQFNQSVSNELNIGVGTSFCLCTDGQLHVRQILHPEASKKNVLLPECFYSFFDLRKEFKKCCPGSPDIDKLDVAAMTECLNFEKNSSVSRYGASQVEDMGNIILAMISEPYNHRFSDPERVNYKFESGTCSKMELIDDNTIVRARGLPWQSSDQDIARFFKGLNIAKGGAALCLNAQGRRNGEALVRFVSEEHRDLALQRHKHHMGTRYIEVYKATGEDFLKIAGGTSNEVAQFLSKENQVIVRMRGLPFTATADEVVAFFGQHCPITGGKEGILFVTYPDGRPTGDAFVLFACEEYAQNALRKHKDLLGKRYIELFRSTAAEVQQVLNRFSSAPLIPLPTPPIIPVLPQQFVPPTNVRDCIRLRGLPYAATIEDILDFLGEFSTDIRTHGVHMVLNHQGRPSGDAFIQMKSADRAFMAAQKCHKKTMKDRYVEVFQCSAEEMNFVLMGGTLNRNGLSPPPCLSPPSYTFPAPAAVIPTEAAIYQPSVLLNPRALQPSTAYYPAGTQLFMNYTAYYPSTQPMMDLYTQMTRPGLYPKNGFVFKGPSS
- the ESRP1 gene encoding epithelial splicing regulatory protein 1 isoform X7 is translated as MTASPDYLVVLFGITAGATGAKLGSDEKELILLLWKVVDLANKKVGQLHEVLVRPDQLELTEDCKEETKIDAESLSSAPQLDQALRQFNQSVSNELNIGVGTSFCLCTDGQLHVRQILHPEASKKNVLLPECFYSFFDLRKEFKKCCPGSPDIDKLDVAAMTECLNFEKNSSVSRYGASQVEDMGNIILAMISEPYNHRFSDPERVNYKFESGTCSKMELIDDNTIVRARGLPWQSSDQDIARFFKGLNIAKGGAALCLNAQGRRNGEALVRFVSEEHRDLALQRHKHHMGTRYIEVYKATGEDFLKIAGGTSNEVAQFLSKENQVIVRMRGLPFTATADEVVAFFGQHCPITGGKEGILFVTYPDGRPTGDAFVLFACEEYAQNALRKHKDLLGKRYIELFRSTAAEVQQVLNRFSSAPLIPLPTPPIIPVLPQQFVPPTNVRDCIRLRGLPYAATIEDILDFLGEFSTDIRTHGVHMVLNHQGRPSGDAFIQMKSADRAFMAAQKCHKKTMKDRYVEVFQCSAEEMNFVLMGGTLNRNGLSPPPCKLPCLSPPSYTFPAPAAVIPTEAAIYQPSVLLNPRALQPSTAYYPAGTQLFMNYTAYYPSV